The Mytilus galloprovincialis chromosome 7, xbMytGall1.hap1.1, whole genome shotgun sequence genome has a window encoding:
- the LOC143084187 gene encoding chymotrypsinogen B2-like translates to MLIELRRPFRFGSTINKISMDTNVDQDYTGESCKVSGWGNINGTGGITNTKLLKSTEITVISKESCSEQWAEPNLKTDNTKLCAQELGRDVCTGDSGGAIVCGNADDSAFKIVGLVSYGVHVCNGTVPDVYVRVSAFQDWIKKTKSKKGKGKNNTKGKKDKKNNKNNKNNRNNKNNKNNKNKKNNRN, encoded by the exons ATGTTGATCGAACTACGGAGACCGTTTAGGTTTGGGTCTACTATTAATAAGATTAGCATGGACACTAATGTAGACCAAGATTACACAGGAGAAAGTTGTAAAGTATCAGGTTGGGGGAATATAAATGGGACTGGTG GTATTACGAACACGAAACTTCTAAAATCTACAGAAATAACTGTTATCAGCAAAGAATCCTGTTCTGAGCAGTGGGCCGAGCCAAACTTAAAAACTGACAACACAAAACTATGCGCTCAGGAGTTAGGACGAGATGTCTGTACT GGAGATAGTGGTGGAGCTATAGTTTGTGGCAACGCTGATGATTCTGCATTTAAAATTGTTGGTTTAGTATCATATGGGGTGCACGTTTGTAACGGAACAGTGCCAGATGTTTATGTCCGAGTTTCTGCATTCCAAGATTGGATTAAAAAGACGAAGAGtaaaaaaggaaaaggaaaaaacAATACGAAagggaagaaagataagaaaaacaacaaaaacaacaaaaacaacagaaacaacaaaaacaacaagaaCAACAAGAATAAGAAGAACAATAGAAATTAA